A section of the Acidobacterium capsulatum ATCC 51196 genome encodes:
- a CDS encoding phage virion morphogenesis protein, which produces MSAEIVQVQNGRVMLALSRWRLSFRENQELMGILGASMIRSIYRTFREEGSPAGSWPALSPSTIRSNPKIYTAGHKLLVISGLLRNSIKWSASPGVVEIGTSVVYAAVQNFGSRDRSFGIGPKTLEQEAATVEVPEHSRSLIEKRSLGLADTTDKNGRHRRVWRKTEGPLNARQILVRHHQRHQNIPRRPFMVLRPEDPERLRGLTRGWVLKQAQEAGL; this is translated from the coding sequence ATGAGCGCCGAGATTGTCCAGGTCCAGAACGGCCGCGTGATGCTGGCGCTCAGCCGCTGGCGTCTGTCGTTCCGGGAGAATCAGGAACTCATGGGCATCCTGGGCGCCTCGATGATCCGCTCGATCTACCGGACTTTCCGGGAAGAGGGATCGCCTGCGGGATCGTGGCCCGCGCTTTCGCCCAGCACGATCCGGAGTAATCCAAAGATATATACGGCTGGACATAAGCTCCTGGTGATCTCGGGACTGTTGAGGAATTCGATCAAGTGGTCCGCGTCCCCGGGCGTGGTCGAGATCGGCACCTCCGTGGTCTATGCGGCCGTGCAGAACTTTGGCTCGCGCGATCGCAGTTTCGGTATTGGGCCGAAGACACTGGAGCAGGAGGCCGCCACGGTAGAGGTTCCGGAGCACTCCCGAAGCTTGATCGAAAAACGGAGTCTTGGTCTCGCGGACACTACGGATAAGAATGGCCGTCACCGGCGAGTCTGGAGAAAGACGGAAGGGCCTTTGAATGCGCGCCAGATACTCGTTCGGCACCACCAGCGGCACCAGAATATTCCGCGGCGGCCGTTTATGGTGCTTCGCCCTGAAGACCCCGAGCGACTGCGCGGATTGACGCGCGGCTGGGTGCTGAAGCAGGCGCAGGAGGCGGGCCTGTGA
- a CDS encoding phage portal protein family protein, translated as MAADNEIPAVPPKGQIVSTQALYLTQISQYRNSLGFGGTRSPTAIWQEMKLFQPSTMAYYRELEEKDEDVANALDTLKLSVLERDRNVLPANKEDSKAADVAQFVKEQLDGLDFHAVLDCVLDAAGYGFSVQELVFDVSMGQASLQSIDDCPQELFLFGDRYYPQVGPLQMLDSPWASSGNPVPEEKFLVMSYRMRGRSRIGQPLLKAIFWPSWFKRNVQRLWLQFAEKGPGTAVVRYNDANNAEERQNAVNIAQAIVDGTAIAVPANFDYDQELLKIARSQDPAVYEHFFQAMQYSIVRRVLGETLTSFGNEGGTGSKALGTTHADTLEKRSVELCRALESMINRQLVRRLVLWNFGPDAPMPKWSFDLAEEEDLSTRLAIDSGLQGLGKKITVGYVVERYDMPLAPGENPDDVLVPNVNAPKVQEQLRSTESAAFSESEEAAKAEMAEVDELLARMKADAEQVMKERVREIADQTVPVVKP; from the coding sequence ATGGCAGCAGATAACGAGATCCCGGCGGTACCGCCGAAGGGACAGATTGTCAGCACCCAGGCGCTCTATCTCACGCAGATTTCGCAGTACCGCAATTCGCTGGGCTTCGGCGGGACGCGCAGTCCCACGGCGATCTGGCAGGAGATGAAGCTCTTCCAGCCCTCGACGATGGCTTATTACCGGGAGCTGGAGGAGAAAGATGAGGACGTTGCCAACGCTCTCGACACGCTGAAGCTGAGCGTGCTCGAGCGCGACCGCAATGTGCTGCCGGCGAACAAGGAAGACTCCAAGGCTGCGGACGTTGCCCAGTTTGTGAAGGAACAGCTCGACGGGCTCGATTTTCACGCCGTTCTGGATTGCGTGCTGGATGCGGCCGGCTACGGATTCAGCGTGCAGGAGCTGGTGTTCGACGTCTCGATGGGGCAGGCGTCGCTGCAGTCGATCGACGATTGCCCGCAGGAGCTATTCCTCTTCGGCGACCGCTACTATCCGCAGGTCGGCCCGCTGCAGATGCTGGACTCGCCCTGGGCGTCCAGTGGCAATCCGGTCCCGGAAGAGAAGTTCCTGGTGATGTCGTACCGCATGCGCGGGCGCAGCCGGATCGGTCAGCCGCTGTTGAAGGCGATCTTCTGGCCGAGCTGGTTCAAACGCAACGTGCAGCGACTCTGGCTGCAGTTCGCCGAGAAGGGGCCCGGCACGGCCGTGGTGCGCTACAACGACGCGAACAATGCCGAGGAGCGGCAGAACGCGGTCAACATCGCGCAGGCCATCGTGGACGGCACGGCCATCGCAGTGCCCGCCAATTTCGATTATGACCAGGAGCTGCTCAAGATTGCGCGCTCGCAGGATCCGGCGGTCTACGAGCATTTCTTTCAGGCGATGCAGTACTCGATCGTACGCCGCGTGCTGGGCGAGACGCTGACGAGCTTTGGCAATGAAGGTGGAACGGGATCAAAGGCGCTCGGCACTACGCATGCAGACACGCTCGAGAAACGCAGCGTCGAACTTTGCCGTGCGCTTGAGTCGATGATCAACCGGCAGCTTGTGCGCCGGCTCGTGCTCTGGAACTTCGGGCCCGATGCGCCGATGCCAAAATGGTCGTTTGACCTGGCCGAGGAAGAAGATCTGAGCACACGCCTTGCAATTGATAGCGGCCTGCAGGGACTGGGCAAAAAGATCACGGTCGGCTACGTCGTGGAGCGCTACGACATGCCGCTGGCTCCGGGCGAGAATCCGGACGACGTACTCGTGCCCAACGTCAACGCGCCGAAGGTGCAGGAGCAGTTGCGGTCGACCGAGTCGGCGGCCTTCAGCGAGTCAGAAGAAGCGGCCAAGGCGGAGATGGCCGAGGTGGACGAGCTGCTGGCGCGCATGAAAGCCGACGCGGAGCAGGTGATGAAGGAGCGGGTGCGCGAGATCGCTGACCAGACCGTTCCGGTGGTCAAGCCCTGA
- a CDS encoding phage tail tube protein, with product MAGPYNFNSQWKSARNLVLAAASQAAWNGALADASLTRRQRFDGSAILDLTTTRRSDEAYAGKGTAFATDGQVTSYDSKFSGFKAELDSWLAGYLFAFLMGKDTVTGAAAPYTHAFAFDESTRTAVPTTIYMEDTEDVHYKCPDMCMNDITLTIPDIGSVTAEMTMMGTGRQTIGSMAALPALPTNSYLLGSDASLTLNANALIGRHMSTTLKLENQLEVHKAPGGGLYAIFVRKGAPKFSISTQIAAKDVDDTYTLFQNDTPVDFVLNVNSGAAAQLQVTIPVAHFKTTKLGFDKDMVVWQLEADETTCYAQGGNPPITVQVINSVASYLTAA from the coding sequence ATGGCCGGTCCTTACAATTTCAATTCGCAGTGGAAAAGCGCACGCAACCTCGTCCTGGCCGCGGCGTCGCAGGCGGCCTGGAACGGCGCTCTTGCGGATGCTTCACTCACGCGGCGCCAGCGCTTCGACGGATCCGCGATCCTCGATCTGACGACGACCCGGCGCTCGGATGAGGCCTATGCCGGCAAGGGCACCGCGTTTGCCACGGACGGCCAGGTGACGAGCTATGACTCGAAGTTCAGCGGCTTCAAGGCTGAGCTGGACTCCTGGCTCGCCGGCTACCTGTTCGCCTTCCTGATGGGCAAGGACACGGTGACGGGCGCGGCCGCGCCTTACACGCATGCCTTCGCGTTCGACGAGTCGACGCGCACCGCGGTGCCGACCACCATCTACATGGAAGACACCGAGGACGTCCACTACAAGTGTCCGGACATGTGCATGAACGACATCACGCTGACGATCCCCGACATCGGGTCGGTCACAGCCGAGATGACGATGATGGGGACCGGACGCCAGACAATCGGCTCGATGGCCGCGCTGCCCGCGCTGCCCACGAACAGCTATCTGCTCGGCTCCGATGCTTCGTTGACGCTGAATGCCAACGCGCTGATCGGCCGCCACATGAGTACAACGCTGAAGCTCGAAAATCAGCTCGAAGTCCACAAGGCTCCCGGCGGTGGACTCTACGCGATCTTCGTCCGCAAGGGCGCGCCGAAGTTCTCGATCTCCACGCAGATTGCGGCCAAGGACGTGGATGACACCTACACGCTGTTCCAGAACGACACGCCGGTCGACTTCGTGCTGAATGTCAACTCGGGCGCGGCCGCGCAGCTGCAGGTGACGATTCCCGTGGCCCACTTCAAGACCACAAAGCTGGGCTTTGACAAGGACATGGTGGTCTGGCAGCTCGAAGCCGACGAGACGACTTGCTATGCGCAGGGCGGCAATCCGCCGATCACCGTGCAGGTGATCAACTCCGTTGCGAGCTATCTGACGGCCGCATAA
- the ribB gene encoding 3,4-dihydroxy-2-butanone-4-phosphate synthase: protein MQAESPFTDVPGALAEFRAGRMIVVVDDEDRENEGDLTLAAEFVTPEAINFMARHGRGLICLTLTEERADYLRLNPMVQQNSSKFGTAFTESIEAREGVTTGISAHDRAHTIKVAIHPGSTAHDLARPGHVFPLRARKGGVLVRAGQTEASVDLARMAGLIPAGVICEIMKDDGSMARVPDLIPFCQQHGLKMLTVAELIRYRLQNERYIYRVAEGTLPTAHGEFKMIAYESEVGGGESHLALVMGDLGSGADAGHEPVLVRVHSHCLAGDVFGSPVCDCHSILQESLRIIAQAGRGALLYLHNTSRGFDIDRRAEVPRILFHTERRMRESHPEGNSDRHQRILRQVGLGGQILADLGIRKIRLLSNTPTHVPALQGFDVEIVEQLSVPGKPSAVTRS from the coding sequence ATGCAAGCCGAGTCACCCTTCACCGATGTCCCCGGAGCCCTGGCCGAATTCCGCGCCGGGCGAATGATCGTCGTCGTCGATGACGAGGACCGCGAAAACGAGGGCGACCTCACCCTCGCCGCCGAGTTCGTCACCCCCGAGGCCATCAACTTCATGGCCCGCCACGGCCGCGGCCTCATCTGCCTCACCCTCACCGAGGAGCGCGCCGACTACCTGCGCCTCAACCCCATGGTGCAGCAGAACTCCTCCAAGTTCGGCACCGCCTTCACTGAGAGCATCGAGGCGCGCGAGGGCGTCACCACCGGCATCTCCGCGCATGACCGCGCCCACACCATTAAGGTGGCCATTCATCCCGGCTCCACGGCGCATGACCTCGCCCGTCCCGGTCACGTCTTCCCGCTGCGCGCGCGCAAGGGCGGCGTGCTGGTCCGCGCCGGGCAAACCGAGGCCTCGGTCGATCTCGCCCGCATGGCCGGCCTCATTCCCGCCGGGGTTATCTGCGAAATCATGAAAGACGACGGCAGCATGGCCCGCGTCCCCGACCTCATCCCGTTCTGCCAGCAGCACGGCCTCAAGATGCTCACCGTCGCCGAGCTGATCCGCTACCGCCTGCAGAACGAGCGCTATATCTATCGCGTCGCCGAGGGCACGCTGCCCACAGCCCATGGCGAATTCAAAATGATTGCTTATGAGAGTGAAGTCGGCGGCGGAGAAAGCCATCTCGCTTTGGTGATGGGCGATCTCGGCTCAGGCGCGGATGCCGGCCATGAGCCCGTACTGGTTCGCGTCCACTCGCATTGCCTGGCGGGAGACGTCTTCGGCTCGCCCGTCTGCGACTGCCACTCCATCCTGCAGGAATCGCTGCGCATCATCGCCCAGGCGGGCCGCGGCGCGCTCCTTTACCTGCACAACACCAGCCGGGGATTTGACATCGACCGCCGCGCCGAAGTGCCGCGCATCCTCTTCCACACCGAGCGCCGAATGCGCGAGAGCCATCCGGAAGGGAACAGCGACCGCCATCAGCGCATCCTGCGCCAGGTTGGTCTGGGAGGCCAGATTCTCGCCGATTTAGGCATCCGCAAGATACGTCTGCTCTCGAACACCCCCACCCACGTGCCCGCGCTTCAAGGCTTCGATGTGGAGATCGTCGAACAGCTATCCGTGCCCGGCAAGCCGTCGGCCGTCACCCGCTCCTGA
- a CDS encoding Ig-like domain-containing protein, with translation MPSANTTAVVDSATTPGSILPLAYGYVWVTGRRAAYFELQNTGNTQLDFTRIGFWILGEGEWDGCHEQWINNQLIWTSEWDDPTQFHFHRGCDAPLTAGLYPNSSGPDQNCDSFWSWFPAGTQPFCFSRMAYYAIFRKQWIQNPVSDHQNDPSNFADLNPIGLWRSLKVRIFDDQGNQTGYAFSTNPVWQLVDLRLRRKLFPEYNIDLNTGIDPIPAAVKSHFSWGDIWNTAQYCDQLLANGRRRFESNCAFASQTSRAAIQEQILKSFRGYTRKYGSQWSVLCDMPRSSVFTVTRSHIIPGSFKVDTKTVSKAANHYVGQFRDLLVPAVANIAGITCADHQNPILETATPHPLAQGDRIAIGGTDTIYDGQWTVSSVPSGSSVTSATLVSKGSNYPANVGAGGSVGLLQARFEKRAPTFMHQSSQMARGPVGIGLPRYLNRVPVTLDLATGTFDQVSRVCRYERDKALGLDVTPYVEPVAISLRVPLFASDAAGSGAVAAQIEPGDLVTIDEYASFAYQGTYEVLDPDEADYAPSGDPALTFSIDPSSGTKGFTLGPYAGPYMYDATDPNSATYSNVPGSDPGNDAQFTAIDLVDNGKLAFLTGSAASGAVFDLPSTGFSPQNLLAIASPQGYIEKGHVMHVIEECDVDANRLVTLNYEDGEGNIWNGDANLAAVTWLGDSTAASTYAGSDGMNWVLLELAGGEQICIGVGVLADSAQISLPAGFLWSQAFALCSPHDGYPNGNQAHGYGAYVDAGGKVHCVFQDGSANSWTTNAKALVFAWKNNSGNVTTQTTGGASWINYTTSTGFVLGVGLGTFADGTTIGLPSTAGAASSLQIFPTVHSFAMESNPAHGVGACYVDANLVAHCYFEDGEGHIWSADLDAFLLYYEPSGASGTSVGGISVSVSPSGVSVPLGATQQFTAYVSGTSNTAVTWEVDGVAGGNATVGTIDATGLYTAPSTAGTHTISAISAANAGAVGTQYVSVGTGSATGGGSTAQIVVTPLGPSILASATQQFSASVSGLSNTAVTWLVDGIVGGNATVGTIDATGLYAAPSTTSSHTITAQSQASPGVAGSATVYIGQVSATGPAFGGSGPARPVLA, from the coding sequence ATGCCCAGCGCAAACACCACAGCCGTTGTCGACAGCGCCACCACGCCGGGCTCCATCCTGCCACTTGCTTACGGCTACGTATGGGTGACCGGGCGCAGAGCTGCATATTTTGAGCTGCAGAACACGGGCAACACGCAGCTCGATTTCACTCGGATCGGCTTCTGGATCCTTGGCGAGGGCGAGTGGGACGGCTGCCACGAGCAGTGGATCAACAATCAGCTCATCTGGACCTCGGAATGGGACGATCCAACGCAGTTTCACTTCCACCGCGGCTGCGATGCGCCGCTGACCGCCGGTCTTTATCCGAACAGCTCGGGTCCCGATCAAAACTGCGATTCGTTCTGGTCGTGGTTTCCGGCCGGCACGCAGCCGTTCTGTTTTTCGCGTATGGCCTATTACGCGATCTTCCGCAAGCAGTGGATCCAGAACCCTGTCAGCGACCATCAGAATGATCCGTCGAACTTTGCGGACCTGAATCCGATCGGCCTCTGGCGTAGCCTCAAGGTGCGCATCTTCGACGACCAGGGCAATCAGACTGGCTATGCGTTTTCGACGAATCCCGTATGGCAGCTTGTCGATTTGCGCCTGCGGAGAAAGCTCTTCCCGGAATACAACATCGATTTGAACACAGGCATCGATCCGATTCCTGCTGCGGTCAAGAGTCACTTCTCATGGGGAGATATCTGGAACACCGCGCAGTACTGCGATCAGCTCCTCGCCAACGGCCGCAGACGTTTCGAGTCCAATTGTGCCTTCGCTTCGCAGACCTCACGCGCGGCTATCCAGGAGCAGATACTCAAGTCGTTCCGTGGCTACACCCGCAAATATGGCTCGCAGTGGTCTGTGCTTTGCGATATGCCGCGCAGCTCGGTCTTCACTGTTACGCGCTCGCATATCATCCCGGGCTCTTTCAAGGTCGATACGAAGACAGTCTCGAAGGCCGCGAATCACTATGTGGGGCAGTTCCGCGATTTGCTCGTACCTGCGGTTGCCAACATCGCTGGAATCACATGTGCCGACCACCAGAACCCTATTCTTGAGACTGCTACCCCGCACCCCCTCGCTCAAGGGGATCGCATTGCGATTGGTGGGACAGACACGATCTATGACGGTCAATGGACGGTTTCCTCCGTGCCTTCCGGCAGCTCTGTAACATCGGCAACCCTCGTTTCCAAAGGGTCGAATTATCCCGCCAATGTTGGTGCAGGCGGATCGGTCGGGCTCCTCCAGGCGCGCTTTGAGAAGCGTGCGCCGACGTTCATGCACCAGAGCAGTCAGATGGCGCGTGGTCCAGTTGGTATCGGGCTGCCGCGCTACCTCAACCGCGTGCCGGTCACGCTCGACCTGGCGACGGGCACGTTTGACCAGGTGAGCCGCGTGTGCCGGTATGAGCGGGACAAGGCTTTAGGGCTCGACGTCACGCCGTATGTGGAACCGGTTGCCATCTCGCTTCGTGTACCGCTGTTTGCGTCCGACGCCGCCGGATCAGGTGCGGTCGCAGCGCAGATTGAGCCGGGCGATCTTGTGACGATCGACGAGTATGCGAGCTTTGCGTACCAGGGGACTTATGAGGTGCTCGATCCTGACGAGGCCGACTATGCTCCGTCGGGCGATCCAGCGCTCACTTTTAGCATTGATCCGTCGAGCGGCACGAAGGGGTTCACGCTTGGCCCTTACGCTGGCCCTTATATGTATGACGCGACTGATCCTAACTCCGCGACTTACTCGAACGTGCCTGGCAGCGACCCTGGCAATGATGCGCAGTTTACTGCGATCGACCTTGTCGATAACGGCAAGCTCGCGTTTCTGACCGGCTCGGCTGCAAGCGGCGCGGTTTTCGATCTGCCTTCGACCGGATTTTCCCCGCAGAATCTGCTCGCGATTGCATCACCTCAGGGTTACATCGAGAAGGGCCACGTCATGCATGTGATCGAGGAGTGTGACGTCGATGCCAATAGGCTTGTGACGCTGAACTACGAGGACGGCGAGGGCAACATCTGGAACGGGGACGCAAACCTTGCGGCCGTGACTTGGCTGGGAGATAGTACCGCTGCATCCACTTATGCCGGCTCTGATGGCATGAACTGGGTGCTGCTGGAATTGGCCGGCGGCGAGCAGATCTGTATCGGCGTCGGCGTTCTGGCTGACTCGGCGCAGATTTCTTTGCCCGCAGGCTTTTTGTGGTCGCAGGCCTTCGCGCTTTGCTCACCACACGACGGTTATCCCAACGGCAATCAGGCCCATGGTTACGGGGCTTATGTAGATGCCGGCGGCAAAGTTCACTGCGTTTTTCAGGATGGGTCGGCTAATAGCTGGACCACAAATGCCAAGGCGCTTGTCTTCGCCTGGAAGAATAACTCGGGCAACGTGACCACGCAGACCACTGGCGGCGCGAGCTGGATCAACTACACGACGTCCACGGGCTTTGTGCTTGGTGTCGGCCTTGGGACATTCGCCGACGGCACTACGATCGGGCTGCCGTCCACAGCAGGCGCGGCGAGCTCGCTGCAGATTTTTCCAACGGTTCATAGCTTCGCGATGGAGTCGAATCCCGCACATGGTGTGGGTGCTTGTTATGTGGATGCGAATCTTGTCGCTCATTGCTATTTCGAAGATGGCGAGGGGCATATCTGGTCTGCTGATCTCGATGCGTTTCTGCTTTATTACGAGCCCTCCGGGGCTTCTGGCACTTCTGTGGGTGGCATCTCTGTGAGTGTCTCGCCATCAGGCGTTTCTGTCCCGCTGGGTGCGACGCAGCAGTTCACCGCCTATGTGTCTGGCACTTCTAACACCGCCGTGACCTGGGAGGTTGACGGTGTAGCAGGCGGCAACGCGACAGTGGGGACGATCGACGCGACGGGTCTTTATACGGCGCCGAGCACTGCGGGCACACACACCATCAGCGCGATAAGCGCTGCAAATGCCGGCGCGGTGGGCACTCAATATGTTTCGGTCGGTACCGGCTCGGCGACAGGTGGAGGGAGTACGGCTCAGATTGTGGTCACGCCCCTTGGGCCTTCGATCCTTGCGTCAGCTACTCAGCAGTTCAGTGCTTCTGTTTCGGGGCTGTCTAACACGGCTGTGACGTGGCTCGTGGACGGGATAGTAGGCGGCAACGCGACCGTAGGCACAATTGATGCGACAGGGCTTTATGCGGCGCCGTCTACTACAAGCAGCCACACGATCACGGCACAGTCGCAGGCTTCGCCTGGCGTGGCGGGGAGTGCGACTGTCTACATTGGCCAGGTATCAGCCACCGGACCTGCTTTCGGCGGATCAGGACCGGCTCGGCCAGTGCTCGCGTGA
- a CDS encoding phage minor head protein, which yields MLVRAHLPRVGDGGYQRRLGDLLAHHLAHADLAGRLHILRHAHRKTGKLMPLAMTSRTVLFADDKDAERAAGDIATVSLGANFGFPDTTSSSYIRELTPVTRAVFDGLSSRYKRDAFTLAGTSDVRMIEKIRNELADVAEKGGTPRDFRKAVAALKEESDVKALNAFSLDTAFNTAMQKAYSAGRLEQMLEPHIVEALPYWQYWTMEDDRVRPEHAVLDQFLARAIDPVWHKIYPPCGFNCRCSVAPLTEEEALELNPKANEGGMERLPALAVELVPQPGFRSLMAA from the coding sequence ATGCTGGTGCGTGCTCACCTGCCGAGGGTCGGAGACGGCGGGTACCAGCGCCGCCTGGGCGATCTGCTTGCGCACCATCTCGCGCACGCGGATCTCGCCGGGCGGCTGCACATCCTGCGGCATGCTCACCGCAAGACGGGCAAGCTGATGCCGCTCGCGATGACGTCGCGTACGGTGCTCTTTGCCGATGACAAGGATGCGGAGCGAGCCGCCGGAGACATCGCGACCGTCTCCCTGGGCGCGAACTTCGGCTTTCCGGATACGACAAGCTCCAGCTACATTCGCGAGCTGACGCCGGTCACGCGCGCCGTCTTCGACGGGCTCAGCTCGCGCTACAAGCGTGATGCTTTCACCCTCGCCGGAACCAGCGACGTGCGCATGATCGAGAAGATCCGCAACGAGCTGGCCGACGTGGCCGAAAAAGGCGGCACGCCGCGCGACTTCAGGAAAGCTGTCGCCGCGCTCAAGGAAGAGTCGGATGTCAAAGCGCTGAATGCCTTCTCGCTTGACACGGCCTTCAATACCGCGATGCAGAAGGCTTACAGCGCGGGACGCCTGGAGCAGATGCTGGAGCCGCATATCGTCGAGGCGCTGCCTTATTGGCAGTACTGGACGATGGAAGATGATCGCGTGCGGCCGGAGCACGCGGTGCTGGACCAGTTCCTTGCGCGAGCGATTGACCCGGTGTGGCATAAGATCTATCCACCGTGCGGATTTAATTGCCGGTGCTCGGTTGCACCGTTGACCGAAGAAGAAGCGCTCGAGCTCAATCCCAAGGCGAATGAAGGCGGGATGGAACGTCTGCCGGCACTCGCTGTCGAGCTGGTTCCGCAGCCTGGATTCCGCAGCCTGATGGCGGCATAA
- a CDS encoding gp436 family protein translates to MAYAVQSDLVPLRITQQEATQLTVDVPSGNAQTDAAVTAQIITAALEEASGMVDSYCRQRYATPLQQSDDVKGKTLDIAVFLLFSRRRQTKISETVSQRYNAAIQFLQAVSAGKAVLDQPANATPQSALGSAQGSERDQCLRFRDCNIQGFV, encoded by the coding sequence ATGGCTTACGCTGTCCAGTCCGATCTGGTCCCGCTGCGCATCACGCAGCAGGAGGCCACGCAGCTCACGGTGGACGTGCCGAGCGGCAACGCTCAGACAGACGCCGCCGTGACTGCGCAGATCATCACCGCCGCGCTCGAAGAGGCGTCGGGGATGGTGGACAGCTATTGCCGCCAGCGCTATGCCACGCCCCTGCAGCAGTCGGACGATGTGAAAGGCAAGACGCTCGATATCGCAGTGTTTCTTCTCTTCAGCCGTCGGCGCCAGACGAAGATCAGCGAGACGGTTTCGCAGCGCTACAACGCCGCGATCCAGTTTCTGCAGGCCGTGAGCGCAGGTAAAGCCGTGCTGGACCAGCCGGCGAATGCCACGCCCCAGTCTGCCCTCGGCTCGGCGCAGGGTTCGGAGCGCGATCAGTGCCTGCGCTTCCGCGACTGCAATATTCAGGGGTTCGTATGA
- a CDS encoding terminase large subunit domain-containing protein yields the protein MGKKLLAATLALASVVPGAVPVRPEVPPALALRPYQVRWVQDEARFKIAVKSARIGFSFATALEAALDCLAHPNTTWTVLSASKAQSVEFIETCHRLIEVMTGTAELYHDEDWYDELGHIEAIQQRITFANGARIIALPANPRTARGYPGNAILDEFAHHEESYAIWAAITRQVALGHKVRVLSTPNGEQGKFYDLCKELGLTDGVAPENNFKIVKGWSIHWIDAPMAIADGCPINMDEMRQLIQDADIVNQEFYCVFLKSGGAWIPLDLIQRAESETATVEWPGGYAPRGRLFGGIDVGRFSNRTTFWVKEDLGDVLVTRMAMAIHEMPFPDQANLIAPWMKMTQVTAIDSTGMGIGLFDDLNKLCPGRVMGVNFAGSSRVRDEQKKKHAATSNVADGAVRLKVDLAVKLKKSFESGRERIPYSLDIRTEIQGVKRVATASGVTFDAPQVAIETGVAGGKKTKARAHADHFWGCALATYAAQSNVLALGMQTSSKRPSYSMTGGFQ from the coding sequence ATGGGTAAAAAGCTGCTGGCAGCAACGCTGGCGCTCGCTTCGGTCGTGCCAGGTGCGGTTCCGGTGCGGCCGGAGGTGCCGCCGGCGCTTGCCCTGCGGCCCTACCAGGTGCGATGGGTGCAGGATGAAGCGCGATTCAAGATCGCGGTCAAGTCTGCACGCATCGGCTTTTCTTTCGCGACCGCGCTTGAGGCTGCGCTTGATTGCCTCGCGCATCCAAACACGACCTGGACGGTATTGAGCGCCAGCAAGGCGCAATCGGTCGAGTTCATCGAGACATGTCATCGCCTGATCGAGGTGATGACCGGCACGGCCGAGCTCTACCACGACGAAGACTGGTATGACGAGCTGGGCCACATTGAGGCGATCCAGCAGCGGATTACCTTTGCCAACGGCGCGCGCATCATCGCGCTGCCGGCGAATCCCCGCACGGCCCGCGGCTATCCCGGCAACGCGATTCTGGACGAATTTGCGCATCACGAGGAGAGCTACGCCATCTGGGCTGCGATTACGCGCCAGGTAGCCCTCGGCCACAAGGTGCGCGTGCTATCGACGCCGAACGGCGAACAGGGCAAGTTCTACGACTTGTGCAAGGAACTGGGACTTACCGATGGCGTGGCTCCTGAGAATAACTTCAAGATCGTGAAGGGGTGGTCGATTCACTGGATCGACGCTCCGATGGCGATTGCCGATGGCTGCCCGATCAACATGGATGAGATGCGCCAGCTCATCCAGGACGCGGACATCGTTAATCAGGAGTTCTACTGCGTCTTCCTGAAGTCTGGCGGCGCGTGGATCCCGCTCGATCTGATTCAGCGGGCCGAGAGCGAGACGGCAACGGTGGAATGGCCTGGCGGTTACGCGCCACGCGGGCGGCTCTTTGGCGGCATCGACGTGGGACGCTTCTCGAACCGGACCACCTTCTGGGTCAAAGAAGACCTGGGCGACGTGCTGGTGACGCGCATGGCGATGGCGATTCACGAGATGCCGTTCCCGGACCAGGCGAATCTGATTGCGCCGTGGATGAAGATGACGCAGGTGACGGCGATCGACTCCACGGGCATGGGCATTGGTCTATTCGACGACCTGAACAAGCTGTGCCCCGGGCGTGTGATGGGCGTCAATTTTGCCGGATCGAGCCGCGTGCGCGACGAGCAGAAGAAAAAGCACGCGGCCACGTCGAACGTAGCCGATGGTGCAGTGCGGCTCAAGGTGGATCTGGCAGTGAAGCTCAAGAAGTCGTTCGAGTCCGGGCGCGAGCGCATTCCGTATTCGCTTGACATCCGGACGGAGATCCAGGGCGTCAAGCGCGTGGCCACGGCCAGCGGCGTGACCTTTGACGCACCACAGGTGGCGATTGAGACCGGAGTTGCCGGCGGCAAGAAAACCAAGGCGCGCGCGCACGCTGACCACTTCTGGGGATGCGCGCTGGCGACCTACGCGGCGCAGTCAAACGTGCTGGCGCTCGGGATGCAGACATCGAGCAAGCGGCCGTCGTACTCGATGACAGGAGGCTTTCAGTAA